A window from Gallus gallus isolate bGalGal1 chromosome 5, bGalGal1.mat.broiler.GRCg7b, whole genome shotgun sequence encodes these proteins:
- the DAGLA gene encoding diacylglycerol lipase-alpha isoform X1, with product MPGIVVFRRRWSVGSDDLVLPAVFLFLLHTTWFVILSVVLFGLVYNPNETCSLNLVDHGRGYLGILLSCMIAEMAIIWLSMRGSILYTEPRDSMQYVLYVRLAILVIEFVYAIVGIIWLTQYYTSCNDITAKSVTLGMVVCNWVVILSVCITVLCVFDPTGRTFVKLRATKRRQRNLRTYNLRHRLEEGQASSWTRRLKVFLCCTRTKDSQSDAYSEIAYLFAEFFRDLDIVPSDIIAGLVLLRQRQRAKRNAVLDEANNDILAFLSGMPVTRNTKYLDLKNAQEMQRYKEVCYYMLFALAAYGWPIYLMRKPTCGLCHLARSCSCCCLCPSRPRYAPSVTIEEDNCCGCNAIAIRRHFLDENMTSVDIVYTSCHDAVYETPFYVAVDHEKKKVVISIRGTLSPKDALTDLTGDAERLPVEGHHGTWLGHKGMVLSAEYIKKKLEQEMVLSQAFGRDLGRGTKHYGLIVVGHSLGAGTAAILSFLLRPQYPSLKCFAYSPPGGLLSEDAMEYSKEFVTAVVLGKDLVPRIGLSQLEGFRRQLLDVLQRSNKPKWRIIVGATKCIPKSELPEETEENSVTSNRLWTHPSDLTIALSASTPLYPPGRIIHVVHNHPAEQCCCCEQEDPTYFAIWGDNKAFNEVIISPAMLHEHLPYVVMEGLNKVLENYNKGKTALLSAAKVMVSPTEVDLTPELIFQSQPLPSGPSVQIGTGALTADRRNSSTKSKSHSEISLEGFYETKPLSPVQKDPVELLLLDTKERLSVELQDRRAPLATMESLSDNESIYSFDSRRSSGFRSIRGSPSLHAVMEKDETHCFYIDPAIPEENPSLSSRTELLAADSLSKHSQETQAPDNALNSGGTTPQRRCSEEGASSEGDRVSLAPREELALQNGRLADVPSPQVLEFAEFIDSLFNLDSKSSSFQDIYCMMVSDSSSDFAEMPKSVSDQEILLRAQYEPNLVPKPPRLFAGSTDPSSGISVSPSFPLSSSGELMDITPTGVSSQECLATDKIRTSTPTGHVTSPAKQEDLMISAL from the exons ATGCCAGGGATTGTTGTGTTCCGCCGTCGCTGGTCTGTGGGCAGCGATGACCTCGTTTTGCCAGCagtcttcctcttcctcctgcataCCACCTG GTTTGTGATCCTCTCCGTGGTGCTCTTTGGGCTGGTGTACAACCCCAATGAGACCTGCTCGCTGAACCTGGTGGACCACGGCAGAGGCTACCTGGGCATCCTGCTCAGCTGTATGATCGCAGAGATGGCAATCATCTGGCTCAGCATGCGAGGCAGCATCCTGTACACCGAGCCCCGAGACTCCATGCAGTATGTGCTCTATGTCAGACTGG ctaTCTTGGTGATTGAGTTTGTGTATGCTATTGTGGGCATCATTTGGCTAACGCAGTACTACACTTCCTGCAATGATATCACCGCAAAGAGTGTCACTTTGG GAATGGTGGTGTGCAACTGGGTTGTCATCCTGAGTGTCTGCATCACTGTCCTGTGCGTCTTCGACCCGACAGGCCGGACCTTTGTCAAACTGCGTGCCACGAAGCGGAGACAGCGCAACCTAAGGACCTACAACCTGCG acaCCGCCTGGAGGAAGGGCAGGCCAGCAGCTGGACGCGCCGCCTGaaggtttttctttgctgcacTCGGACAAAGGACTCTCAGTCG GATGCATACTCTGAAATCGCCTACCTTTTCGCTGAGTTCTTCCGAGACCTTGACATCGTCCCATCTGACATCATTGCAGGCCTGGTTCTGCTGCGCCAACGGCAGCGGGCAAAGCGCAACGCTGTGCTGGATGAG GCGAACAATGACATTTTAGCTTTTCTGTCTGGGATGCCAGTGACCAGGAACACAAAGTATCTGGATCTGAAAAATGCG CAAGAGATGCAGCGATACAAAGAGGTGTGTTACTACATGCTGTTTGCCCTGGCTGCCTATGGCTGGCCCATATACCTGATGAGGAAGCCCACATGTGGACTCTGTCACCTGGCCAGATCCTGCTC gtgTTGCTGTCTCTGTCCTTCACGTCCCCGCTACGCACCCAGTGTCACCATTGAAGAGGATAATTGCTGTGGCTGCAATGCCATTGCCATCCGGCGCCACTTCTTGGATGAGAACATGACCTCGGTGGACATTGTTTACACTTCTTGCCACGATGCG GTTTACGAAACTCCTTTTTACGTGGCTGTGGACCATGAGAAGAAGAAGGTGGTCATTAGTATCCGAGGAACTCTGTCTCCAAAA GATGCCCTGACTGACCTGACTGGGGACGCAGAGCGCCTTCCAGTCGAGGGTCACCATGGAACGTGGCTGGGACACAAG GGAATGGTGCTATCCGCTGAGTACATCAAGAAGAAACTGGAGCAAGAGATGGTCCTTTCTCAAGCCTTTGGACGAGACTTG gggAGAGGAACAAAACACTATGGCCTGATTGTGGTTGGCCATTCCCTAggggctggcacagctgccatcCTGTCCTTCCTCTTGCGTCCGCAGTACCCATCACTGAAGTGCTTTGCTTATTCTCCCCCAGGTGGGCTGCTGAG TGAGGATGCCATGGAATATTCAAAAGAGTTTGTGACTGCAGTCGTGCTTGGCAAAGATCTAGTGCCCAG aATTGGTCTCTCTCAGCTGGAGGGATTTCGCCGGCAGCTTCTGGATGTTCTTCAGAGAAGTAACAAACCAAAG TGGCGGATCATTGTGGGCGCTACCAAGTGTATACCCAAGTCAGAGCTTCCAGAAGAGACTGAAGAGAACTCGGTAACGAGCAACCGCCTCTGGACCCACCCCAGTGATCTGACCATTGCCCTGTCTGCCAGCACGCCGCTCTACCCACCTGGCCGCATCATCCACGTGGTGCACAACcatcctgcagagcagtgctg TTGCTGTGAGCAAGAGGATCCCACTTACTTTGCTATCTGGGGTGACAATAAGGCATTTAATGAAGTGATCATCTCGCCAGCGATGTTGCACGAACACCTCCCATACGTGGTCATGGAAGGGCTCAACAAG GTCTTAGAGAATTACAACAAGGGGAAAACAGCTTTACTTTCTGCAGCCAAAGTGATGGTGAGCCCTACAGAAGTGGATCTCACTCCAGAGTTGATCTTCCAGAGTCAGCCCTTGCCTAGTGGGCCCTCTGTGCAGATTGGAACTGGAGCCCTAACAGCGGACAGAAGGAACAGCAGTACAAA GAGCAAGTCCCATTCTGAAATCAGCTTGGAGGGGTTTTACGAGACAAAGCCACTTTCTCCTGTGCAGAAAGACCCTGTGGAGCTCCTTCTCCTGGACACGAAGGAACGTCTGTCTGTGGAGCTGCAGGACCGCCGTGCCCCTCTCGCGACCATGGAGAGCCTCTCTGACAACGAATCCATCTACAGCTTCGATTCGAGGCGCTCCTCTGGTTTCCGGAGCATCCGAGGCTCCCCCAGCCTCCACGCTGTCATGGAGAAGGACGAGACGCACTGCTTTTATATAGACCCCGCTATCCCCGAGGAGAACCCCTCCCTCAGCTCTCggacagagctgctggctgctgatAGCCTCTCCAAGCACTCCCAGGAGACTCAGGCGCCCGACAACGCGCTCAACAGCGGTGGCACCACCCCCCAGCGGCGCTGCAGCGAGGAGGGGGCCAGCAGCGAGGGGGACCGTGTTTCCTTAGCCCCTCGTGAGGAGCTGGCCCTCCAGAACGGCCGGCTCGCCGACGTTCCCAGTCCGCAGGTGCTGGAATTTGCTGAGTTCATAGACAGCCTCTTTAATTTGGATAGCAAAAGCAGCTCCTTCCAGGACATCTACTGCATGATGGTATCAGATAGCTCCAGTGACTTTGCGGAGATGCCCAAGTCCGTTAGCGATCAGGAGATCCTGTTGAGGGCACAGTATGAACCCAACTTAGTCCCAAAGCCCCCGAGGTTGTTTGCAGGCTCAACAGATCCTTCGTCGGGCATCTCTGTCTCACCTTCCTTCCCCCTTAGTTCATCCGGAGAGCTCATGGACATCACTCCCACAGGCGTGAGCAGCCAGGAGTGCCTGGCCACTGACAAAATCCGGACTTCCACCCCCACCGGGCATGTAACCAGCCCTGCCAAGCAGGAGGACCTCATGATTTCGGCCCTCTAG
- the DAGLA gene encoding diacylglycerol lipase-alpha isoform X4, with the protein METFVKCTILVIEFVYAIVGIIWLTQYYTSCNDITAKSVTLGMVVCNWVVILSVCITVLCVFDPTGRTFVKLRATKRRQRNLRTYNLRHRLEEGQASSWTRRLKVFLCCTRTKDSQSDAYSEIAYLFAEFFRDLDIVPSDIIAGLVLLRQRQRAKRNAVLDEANNDILAFLSGMPVTRNTKYLDLKNAQEMQRYKEVCYYMLFALAAYGWPIYLMRKPTCGLCHLARSCSCCCLCPSRPRYAPSVTIEEDNCCGCNAIAIRRHFLDENMTSVDIVYTSCHDAVYETPFYVAVDHEKKKVVISIRGTLSPKDALTDLTGDAERLPVEGHHGTWLGHKGMVLSAEYIKKKLEQEMVLSQAFGRDLGRGTKHYGLIVVGHSLGAGTAAILSFLLRPQYPSLKCFAYSPPGGLLSEDAMEYSKEFVTAVVLGKDLVPRIGLSQLEGFRRQLLDVLQRSNKPKWRIIVGATKCIPKSELPEETEENSVTSNRLWTHPSDLTIALSASTPLYPPGRIIHVVHNHPAEQCCCCEQEDPTYFAIWGDNKAFNEVIISPAMLHEHLPYVVMEGLNKVLENYNKGKTALLSAAKVMVSPTEVDLTPELIFQSQPLPSGPSVQIGTGALTADRRNSSTKSKSHSEISLEGFYETKPLSPVQKDPVELLLLDTKERLSVELQDRRAPLATMESLSDNESIYSFDSRRSSGFRSIRGSPSLHAVMEKDETHCFYIDPAIPEENPSLSSRTELLAADSLSKHSQETQAPDNALNSGGTTPQRRCSEEGASSEGDRVSLAPREELALQNGRLADVPSPQVLEFAEFIDSLFNLDSKSSSFQDIYCMMVSDSSSDFAEMPKSVSDQEILLRAQYEPNLVPKPPRLFAGSTDPSSGISVSPSFPLSSSGELMDITPTGVSSQECLATDKIRTSTPTGHVTSPAKQEDLMISAL; encoded by the exons ATGGAAACATTTGTTAAGTGTA ctaTCTTGGTGATTGAGTTTGTGTATGCTATTGTGGGCATCATTTGGCTAACGCAGTACTACACTTCCTGCAATGATATCACCGCAAAGAGTGTCACTTTGG GAATGGTGGTGTGCAACTGGGTTGTCATCCTGAGTGTCTGCATCACTGTCCTGTGCGTCTTCGACCCGACAGGCCGGACCTTTGTCAAACTGCGTGCCACGAAGCGGAGACAGCGCAACCTAAGGACCTACAACCTGCG acaCCGCCTGGAGGAAGGGCAGGCCAGCAGCTGGACGCGCCGCCTGaaggtttttctttgctgcacTCGGACAAAGGACTCTCAGTCG GATGCATACTCTGAAATCGCCTACCTTTTCGCTGAGTTCTTCCGAGACCTTGACATCGTCCCATCTGACATCATTGCAGGCCTGGTTCTGCTGCGCCAACGGCAGCGGGCAAAGCGCAACGCTGTGCTGGATGAG GCGAACAATGACATTTTAGCTTTTCTGTCTGGGATGCCAGTGACCAGGAACACAAAGTATCTGGATCTGAAAAATGCG CAAGAGATGCAGCGATACAAAGAGGTGTGTTACTACATGCTGTTTGCCCTGGCTGCCTATGGCTGGCCCATATACCTGATGAGGAAGCCCACATGTGGACTCTGTCACCTGGCCAGATCCTGCTC gtgTTGCTGTCTCTGTCCTTCACGTCCCCGCTACGCACCCAGTGTCACCATTGAAGAGGATAATTGCTGTGGCTGCAATGCCATTGCCATCCGGCGCCACTTCTTGGATGAGAACATGACCTCGGTGGACATTGTTTACACTTCTTGCCACGATGCG GTTTACGAAACTCCTTTTTACGTGGCTGTGGACCATGAGAAGAAGAAGGTGGTCATTAGTATCCGAGGAACTCTGTCTCCAAAA GATGCCCTGACTGACCTGACTGGGGACGCAGAGCGCCTTCCAGTCGAGGGTCACCATGGAACGTGGCTGGGACACAAG GGAATGGTGCTATCCGCTGAGTACATCAAGAAGAAACTGGAGCAAGAGATGGTCCTTTCTCAAGCCTTTGGACGAGACTTG gggAGAGGAACAAAACACTATGGCCTGATTGTGGTTGGCCATTCCCTAggggctggcacagctgccatcCTGTCCTTCCTCTTGCGTCCGCAGTACCCATCACTGAAGTGCTTTGCTTATTCTCCCCCAGGTGGGCTGCTGAG TGAGGATGCCATGGAATATTCAAAAGAGTTTGTGACTGCAGTCGTGCTTGGCAAAGATCTAGTGCCCAG aATTGGTCTCTCTCAGCTGGAGGGATTTCGCCGGCAGCTTCTGGATGTTCTTCAGAGAAGTAACAAACCAAAG TGGCGGATCATTGTGGGCGCTACCAAGTGTATACCCAAGTCAGAGCTTCCAGAAGAGACTGAAGAGAACTCGGTAACGAGCAACCGCCTCTGGACCCACCCCAGTGATCTGACCATTGCCCTGTCTGCCAGCACGCCGCTCTACCCACCTGGCCGCATCATCCACGTGGTGCACAACcatcctgcagagcagtgctg TTGCTGTGAGCAAGAGGATCCCACTTACTTTGCTATCTGGGGTGACAATAAGGCATTTAATGAAGTGATCATCTCGCCAGCGATGTTGCACGAACACCTCCCATACGTGGTCATGGAAGGGCTCAACAAG GTCTTAGAGAATTACAACAAGGGGAAAACAGCTTTACTTTCTGCAGCCAAAGTGATGGTGAGCCCTACAGAAGTGGATCTCACTCCAGAGTTGATCTTCCAGAGTCAGCCCTTGCCTAGTGGGCCCTCTGTGCAGATTGGAACTGGAGCCCTAACAGCGGACAGAAGGAACAGCAGTACAAA GAGCAAGTCCCATTCTGAAATCAGCTTGGAGGGGTTTTACGAGACAAAGCCACTTTCTCCTGTGCAGAAAGACCCTGTGGAGCTCCTTCTCCTGGACACGAAGGAACGTCTGTCTGTGGAGCTGCAGGACCGCCGTGCCCCTCTCGCGACCATGGAGAGCCTCTCTGACAACGAATCCATCTACAGCTTCGATTCGAGGCGCTCCTCTGGTTTCCGGAGCATCCGAGGCTCCCCCAGCCTCCACGCTGTCATGGAGAAGGACGAGACGCACTGCTTTTATATAGACCCCGCTATCCCCGAGGAGAACCCCTCCCTCAGCTCTCggacagagctgctggctgctgatAGCCTCTCCAAGCACTCCCAGGAGACTCAGGCGCCCGACAACGCGCTCAACAGCGGTGGCACCACCCCCCAGCGGCGCTGCAGCGAGGAGGGGGCCAGCAGCGAGGGGGACCGTGTTTCCTTAGCCCCTCGTGAGGAGCTGGCCCTCCAGAACGGCCGGCTCGCCGACGTTCCCAGTCCGCAGGTGCTGGAATTTGCTGAGTTCATAGACAGCCTCTTTAATTTGGATAGCAAAAGCAGCTCCTTCCAGGACATCTACTGCATGATGGTATCAGATAGCTCCAGTGACTTTGCGGAGATGCCCAAGTCCGTTAGCGATCAGGAGATCCTGTTGAGGGCACAGTATGAACCCAACTTAGTCCCAAAGCCCCCGAGGTTGTTTGCAGGCTCAACAGATCCTTCGTCGGGCATCTCTGTCTCACCTTCCTTCCCCCTTAGTTCATCCGGAGAGCTCATGGACATCACTCCCACAGGCGTGAGCAGCCAGGAGTGCCTGGCCACTGACAAAATCCGGACTTCCACCCCCACCGGGCATGTAACCAGCCCTGCCAAGCAGGAGGACCTCATGATTTCGGCCCTCTAG
- the DAGLA gene encoding diacylglycerol lipase-alpha isoform X2, translated as MVVCNWVVILSVCITVLCVFDPTGRTFVKLRATKRRQRNLRTYNLRHRLEEGQASSWTRRLKVFLCCTRTKDSQSDAYSEIAYLFAEFFRDLDIVPSDIIAGLVLLRQRQRAKRNAVLDEANNDILAFLSGMPVTRNTKYLDLKNAQEMQRYKEVCYYMLFALAAYGWPIYLMRKPTCGLCHLARSCSCCCLCPSRPRYAPSVTIEEDNCCGCNAIAIRRHFLDENMTSVDIVYTSCHDAVYETPFYVAVDHEKKKVVISIRGTLSPKDALTDLTGDAERLPVEGHHGTWLGHKGMVLSAEYIKKKLEQEMVLSQAFGRDLGRGTKHYGLIVVGHSLGAGTAAILSFLLRPQYPSLKCFAYSPPGGLLSEDAMEYSKEFVTAVVLGKDLVPRIGLSQLEGFRRQLLDVLQRSNKPKWRIIVGATKCIPKSELPEETEENSVTSNRLWTHPSDLTIALSASTPLYPPGRIIHVVHNHPAEQCCCCEQEDPTYFAIWGDNKAFNEVIISPAMLHEHLPYVVMEGLNKVLENYNKGKTALLSAAKVMVSPTEVDLTPELIFQSQPLPSGPSVQIGTGALTADRRNSSTKSKSHSEISLEGFYETKPLSPVQKDPVELLLLDTKERLSVELQDRRAPLATMESLSDNESIYSFDSRRSSGFRSIRGSPSLHAVMEKDETHCFYIDPAIPEENPSLSSRTELLAADSLSKHSQETQAPDNALNSGGTTPQRRCSEEGASSEGDRVSLAPREELALQNGRLADVPSPQVLEFAEFIDSLFNLDSKSSSFQDIYCMMVSDSSSDFAEMPKSVSDQEILLRAQYEPNLVPKPPRLFAGSTDPSSGISVSPSFPLSSSGELMDITPTGVSSQECLATDKIRTSTPTGHVTSPAKQEDLMISAL; from the exons ATGGTGGTGTGCAACTGGGTTGTCATCCTGAGTGTCTGCATCACTGTCCTGTGCGTCTTCGACCCGACAGGCCGGACCTTTGTCAAACTGCGTGCCACGAAGCGGAGACAGCGCAACCTAAGGACCTACAACCTGCG acaCCGCCTGGAGGAAGGGCAGGCCAGCAGCTGGACGCGCCGCCTGaaggtttttctttgctgcacTCGGACAAAGGACTCTCAGTCG GATGCATACTCTGAAATCGCCTACCTTTTCGCTGAGTTCTTCCGAGACCTTGACATCGTCCCATCTGACATCATTGCAGGCCTGGTTCTGCTGCGCCAACGGCAGCGGGCAAAGCGCAACGCTGTGCTGGATGAG GCGAACAATGACATTTTAGCTTTTCTGTCTGGGATGCCAGTGACCAGGAACACAAAGTATCTGGATCTGAAAAATGCG CAAGAGATGCAGCGATACAAAGAGGTGTGTTACTACATGCTGTTTGCCCTGGCTGCCTATGGCTGGCCCATATACCTGATGAGGAAGCCCACATGTGGACTCTGTCACCTGGCCAGATCCTGCTC gtgTTGCTGTCTCTGTCCTTCACGTCCCCGCTACGCACCCAGTGTCACCATTGAAGAGGATAATTGCTGTGGCTGCAATGCCATTGCCATCCGGCGCCACTTCTTGGATGAGAACATGACCTCGGTGGACATTGTTTACACTTCTTGCCACGATGCG GTTTACGAAACTCCTTTTTACGTGGCTGTGGACCATGAGAAGAAGAAGGTGGTCATTAGTATCCGAGGAACTCTGTCTCCAAAA GATGCCCTGACTGACCTGACTGGGGACGCAGAGCGCCTTCCAGTCGAGGGTCACCATGGAACGTGGCTGGGACACAAG GGAATGGTGCTATCCGCTGAGTACATCAAGAAGAAACTGGAGCAAGAGATGGTCCTTTCTCAAGCCTTTGGACGAGACTTG gggAGAGGAACAAAACACTATGGCCTGATTGTGGTTGGCCATTCCCTAggggctggcacagctgccatcCTGTCCTTCCTCTTGCGTCCGCAGTACCCATCACTGAAGTGCTTTGCTTATTCTCCCCCAGGTGGGCTGCTGAG TGAGGATGCCATGGAATATTCAAAAGAGTTTGTGACTGCAGTCGTGCTTGGCAAAGATCTAGTGCCCAG aATTGGTCTCTCTCAGCTGGAGGGATTTCGCCGGCAGCTTCTGGATGTTCTTCAGAGAAGTAACAAACCAAAG TGGCGGATCATTGTGGGCGCTACCAAGTGTATACCCAAGTCAGAGCTTCCAGAAGAGACTGAAGAGAACTCGGTAACGAGCAACCGCCTCTGGACCCACCCCAGTGATCTGACCATTGCCCTGTCTGCCAGCACGCCGCTCTACCCACCTGGCCGCATCATCCACGTGGTGCACAACcatcctgcagagcagtgctg TTGCTGTGAGCAAGAGGATCCCACTTACTTTGCTATCTGGGGTGACAATAAGGCATTTAATGAAGTGATCATCTCGCCAGCGATGTTGCACGAACACCTCCCATACGTGGTCATGGAAGGGCTCAACAAG GTCTTAGAGAATTACAACAAGGGGAAAACAGCTTTACTTTCTGCAGCCAAAGTGATGGTGAGCCCTACAGAAGTGGATCTCACTCCAGAGTTGATCTTCCAGAGTCAGCCCTTGCCTAGTGGGCCCTCTGTGCAGATTGGAACTGGAGCCCTAACAGCGGACAGAAGGAACAGCAGTACAAA GAGCAAGTCCCATTCTGAAATCAGCTTGGAGGGGTTTTACGAGACAAAGCCACTTTCTCCTGTGCAGAAAGACCCTGTGGAGCTCCTTCTCCTGGACACGAAGGAACGTCTGTCTGTGGAGCTGCAGGACCGCCGTGCCCCTCTCGCGACCATGGAGAGCCTCTCTGACAACGAATCCATCTACAGCTTCGATTCGAGGCGCTCCTCTGGTTTCCGGAGCATCCGAGGCTCCCCCAGCCTCCACGCTGTCATGGAGAAGGACGAGACGCACTGCTTTTATATAGACCCCGCTATCCCCGAGGAGAACCCCTCCCTCAGCTCTCggacagagctgctggctgctgatAGCCTCTCCAAGCACTCCCAGGAGACTCAGGCGCCCGACAACGCGCTCAACAGCGGTGGCACCACCCCCCAGCGGCGCTGCAGCGAGGAGGGGGCCAGCAGCGAGGGGGACCGTGTTTCCTTAGCCCCTCGTGAGGAGCTGGCCCTCCAGAACGGCCGGCTCGCCGACGTTCCCAGTCCGCAGGTGCTGGAATTTGCTGAGTTCATAGACAGCCTCTTTAATTTGGATAGCAAAAGCAGCTCCTTCCAGGACATCTACTGCATGATGGTATCAGATAGCTCCAGTGACTTTGCGGAGATGCCCAAGTCCGTTAGCGATCAGGAGATCCTGTTGAGGGCACAGTATGAACCCAACTTAGTCCCAAAGCCCCCGAGGTTGTTTGCAGGCTCAACAGATCCTTCGTCGGGCATCTCTGTCTCACCTTCCTTCCCCCTTAGTTCATCCGGAGAGCTCATGGACATCACTCCCACAGGCGTGAGCAGCCAGGAGTGCCTGGCCACTGACAAAATCCGGACTTCCACCCCCACCGGGCATGTAACCAGCCCTGCCAAGCAGGAGGACCTCATGATTTCGGCCCTCTAG